A single Corynebacterium resistens DSM 45100 DNA region contains:
- a CDS encoding TM0106 family RecB-like putative nuclease produces the protein MPAKLRCIVSSHPCHSENDVSFGELPPLTAADLTGCRHRAVLRHAFGVIEPTHDASESGLERLGARAGAALRRRAVMELLPTKARLGDKVTWSRVDVPSEDGNAVELTLEAMASGARVITGAVLENPHFKVRVDFLVRMDHHAGFDDRTRYAPVAISSHAVARPAKNKAQADCAIVDLPALGLAKPIAVPWRHRTVAGEGQRVAMAHTILREWGRAADEVGFIGRAGASPRIRCFFYNAQAVMPGLLAALSEPIPTIPSRVKECRTCEFHNHCRAQLLETADISLLLPGDKNRKWRERGINTLPELVAADSGETSELARAWLKGKTTLRREYSRWVSDPLLWGNQEFVLTGKQTPMVRELENLVEVDVDMEAHPNRGTFLWGTFDGSQYVAFSDFSAHGDEGQHVAEFWEWLQQSRKAAEERGKLFRAWVYAAQGENHWLRYYARQFGGREYRVEGTTGSRIIVMPSLQEVEAFINSDAWCDIFQVVRKALASSDSLGLKTIAPLAGFDFSQEGVDGRAAVDLFEKAVGGTGSEAAVARRTLERYNADDCVATAKVRAWLRRGAPGVDEVASNKRRGRAPQ, from the coding sequence GTGCCCGCTAAACTGAGATGCATTGTGAGTTCGCATCCTTGCCACAGTGAAAACGATGTGAGTTTCGGAGAACTTCCGCCACTCACCGCCGCCGACCTCACGGGTTGTCGGCACCGTGCGGTTTTAAGGCACGCGTTTGGTGTAATTGAGCCTACGCACGATGCGAGCGAATCTGGTTTGGAGCGGTTGGGGGCGCGGGCTGGGGCAGCCTTGCGGCGTCGAGCTGTAATGGAATTATTGCCCACCAAGGCTCGGTTGGGTGACAAAGTGACCTGGTCCAGGGTGGATGTGCCATCCGAAGACGGCAATGCTGTGGAGCTAACGCTGGAGGCCATGGCATCCGGTGCCCGGGTGATTACCGGTGCGGTACTGGAAAACCCACACTTCAAAGTGCGCGTGGATTTCCTTGTGCGGATGGATCACCATGCAGGTTTCGATGATCGGACCAGATATGCGCCTGTAGCTATTTCGAGTCACGCGGTTGCCCGGCCAGCTAAGAATAAAGCTCAGGCGGACTGCGCCATCGTCGATCTACCCGCGTTGGGGCTAGCGAAGCCGATTGCCGTACCGTGGCGGCACCGCACTGTGGCTGGGGAGGGGCAGCGTGTTGCAATGGCGCACACAATTTTGCGCGAGTGGGGCCGTGCTGCTGACGAGGTGGGTTTCATCGGCCGCGCAGGAGCATCCCCTCGCATCCGATGCTTCTTCTATAACGCACAGGCTGTCATGCCTGGGCTCTTGGCGGCTCTGTCCGAGCCGATTCCTACCATTCCCAGCCGCGTGAAAGAATGCCGGACGTGTGAGTTCCACAACCACTGCCGAGCGCAGTTGTTGGAAACTGCGGATATTTCTTTGCTGCTACCGGGGGATAAAAACCGCAAGTGGCGTGAGCGTGGAATCAACACCCTGCCGGAACTCGTAGCTGCGGATTCTGGAGAGACAAGCGAACTGGCGCGCGCGTGGTTGAAAGGCAAAACCACGCTGCGACGTGAGTATTCCCGTTGGGTTTCCGATCCGCTGTTGTGGGGAAATCAGGAATTCGTGTTGACGGGTAAGCAGACTCCCATGGTCCGCGAACTAGAAAACCTCGTGGAGGTAGACGTGGACATGGAGGCTCACCCCAATCGCGGAACATTCCTGTGGGGCACCTTCGATGGCTCCCAGTACGTGGCCTTTAGCGATTTCTCCGCACACGGGGATGAAGGGCAGCACGTTGCCGAGTTCTGGGAGTGGCTGCAGCAGTCACGCAAGGCCGCCGAGGAGCGAGGAAAACTTTTCCGAGCTTGGGTTTATGCCGCCCAAGGTGAAAACCATTGGTTGCGCTATTATGCCCGCCAGTTCGGTGGTCGCGAGTATCGGGTTGAGGGCACAACCGGGTCGAGGATCATCGTTATGCCTTCGCTTCAGGAAGTCGAGGCTTTCATTAATTCCGACGCCTGGTGTGACATTTTTCAGGTCGTGCGGAAGGCCCTCGCTTCCAGCGACTCGTTGGGCTTGAAAACTATCGCTCCATTGGCGGGCTTCGATTTTAGCCAAGAAGGGGTCGATGGACGCGCGGCCGTGGACTTGTTTGAGAAAGCCGTGGGCGGGACAGGCAGCGAAGCTGCCGTGGCGAGGCGTACGCTGGAACGCTACAACGCAGATGACTGTGTAGCCACCGCGAAGGTGAGAGCTTGGTTGCGGCGGGGCGCGCCGGGTGTGGACGAGGTGGCGTCGAACAAAAGAAGAGGTAGGGCCCCACAATGA
- a CDS encoding DUF5926 family protein, giving the protein MAKKKKNNEQLPEGMSRRQAKLAARAAERARLQKDPRPYDGFAMETDLIALQEFVPSAYFTPEVKGIDRKVNIASVLPGAVAALLRSAEDGGEAFVALQTQHRGNNPHRDLAYVLNWVKDAEPGQSLEVGIADGTEPELTEFLDKDMQEEITVSQDFNWWLTEDQQGNPQVLATLQRANDSVLPSYRVEADIKGAAWWIDPGEKAHIRWVRQDDENQLLDALARLHAAGELHLGEGSKFAGVFRTHGVLVPVWDLDNTKEHGTWSAGLEALDKKLDEALAKTDALTADEQKAKQTIISREVTIR; this is encoded by the coding sequence GTGGCTAAGAAGAAAAAGAACAATGAGCAACTCCCCGAGGGCATGAGCCGCCGTCAGGCGAAGCTCGCCGCCCGCGCCGCTGAACGCGCGAGGTTGCAGAAGGACCCCCGCCCGTACGACGGTTTCGCCATGGAGACGGACCTCATCGCGCTGCAGGAGTTCGTCCCCTCCGCCTATTTCACCCCAGAGGTGAAGGGCATTGACCGCAAGGTCAACATCGCATCCGTACTGCCAGGTGCTGTGGCCGCTCTGCTGCGTAGCGCTGAAGACGGAGGCGAAGCATTCGTGGCGCTGCAAACTCAGCACCGCGGCAATAACCCACACCGCGATCTGGCCTACGTGCTGAATTGGGTGAAGGATGCCGAGCCGGGCCAGTCCCTAGAGGTTGGCATTGCCGATGGCACCGAGCCAGAGCTCACAGAATTCCTCGATAAGGACATGCAGGAAGAGATCACCGTGAGCCAAGACTTCAATTGGTGGCTCACCGAAGATCAGCAGGGTAATCCGCAGGTGCTTGCCACCCTCCAGCGCGCCAACGATTCCGTATTGCCTTCTTACCGCGTAGAAGCGGATATCAAGGGCGCTGCGTGGTGGATCGATCCGGGCGAGAAGGCACACATTCGCTGGGTTCGCCAAGATGATGAAAACCAGTTGCTGGATGCATTGGCTCGCCTGCATGCGGCCGGTGAGCTGCATCTCGGTGAGGGGTCCAAGTTCGCTGGTGTATTCCGCACCCACGGTGTGCTGGTTCCCGTGTGGGATCTGGACAACACTAAAGAACACGGAACGTGGTCCGCTGGTCTGGAAGCTCTGGACAAGAAGCTGGATGAGGCGCTGGCCAAGACCGATGCCCTGACCGCCGACGAGCAGAAGGCCAAGCAGACCATCATCTCCCGCGAGGTCACGATCCGCTAG
- a CDS encoding LCP family protein: MTPRDESSKDGFARDHNGELILDRFGRPVRRRSTLPPPEGKPSSRQDDRPRPEPPQYRRQQLPPTAPPEPRSPQGQLPHGARSMGNQSRGYPSQEYPDRPEHQLPPSYQAPRAEPGYQEPPRASYRSPYQERPTGSPSFGASSRRSLPGDRGGSFGRRRRDARAPRRPRLLPRFGIFKTILALILVFILVMVGGLFWVDSKLNRVEALKNYSGRVGNTKGTNWLLVGSDSRAGLDKKDADRLMAGEINDSVGRTDTIMIVHVPSMGGKPTMLSLPRDSWVDIPGQGQNKLNQAFSIGGPALLQQTVEKATGLRIDRYAEIGFGGFANVVDSVGGLEMCLKEPLKDPMAGIDLKAGCQKMNGPTALGYVRSRYTSARGDLDRVDRQKEFLAALSKKVASPGTMLNPFRGFPTAKSLAGSLTVNKKDHAWNLAMLGLAMRGGANQETVPIGSYMDTYAGNVAVWDDQAAQAIFNKLK, encoded by the coding sequence ATGACACCTCGCGATGAATCTTCCAAGGACGGCTTCGCCCGTGACCACAACGGCGAACTGATCCTCGATCGCTTCGGGCGCCCAGTTCGGCGCCGTAGCACCTTGCCACCACCTGAAGGCAAGCCATCATCGCGTCAAGATGATCGGCCGCGGCCGGAGCCACCCCAGTATCGGCGCCAACAACTGCCACCTACGGCCCCTCCCGAACCACGTAGCCCACAGGGGCAGCTTCCCCACGGTGCCCGATCGATGGGAAACCAGTCACGGGGATACCCGTCGCAGGAGTACCCGGACCGGCCAGAGCACCAATTACCGCCGAGTTACCAAGCACCCCGTGCAGAGCCGGGATACCAAGAGCCCCCGCGCGCTAGCTATCGCTCCCCCTATCAGGAACGTCCTACTGGCTCCCCTAGTTTTGGCGCTTCTTCACGCCGCTCCCTCCCTGGGGATCGCGGAGGTTCTTTTGGTCGACGCCGACGCGACGCCCGAGCTCCGCGACGACCACGGCTACTACCGCGTTTCGGGATCTTCAAAACAATCCTGGCTCTCATTCTGGTTTTTATTTTGGTGATGGTCGGTGGTCTGTTTTGGGTAGATTCCAAACTCAACCGAGTTGAGGCACTGAAAAACTACAGCGGCCGCGTAGGCAACACGAAAGGCACCAACTGGCTGCTGGTGGGGTCCGATTCGCGTGCAGGATTAGACAAAAAGGATGCGGATCGTCTGATGGCCGGCGAAATCAACGATTCTGTTGGACGCACAGATACCATCATGATCGTCCACGTCCCAAGCATGGGCGGCAAGCCGACCATGCTTTCACTTCCTCGCGATAGCTGGGTTGATATTCCCGGCCAGGGGCAAAACAAGCTGAATCAAGCTTTCAGCATCGGCGGTCCGGCACTTTTGCAACAAACGGTGGAAAAGGCTACGGGCCTACGTATTGACCGCTATGCGGAAATCGGGTTTGGCGGCTTCGCAAACGTGGTTGATTCCGTGGGCGGGCTGGAGATGTGCCTCAAAGAACCTCTGAAGGACCCGATGGCGGGCATTGATCTCAAGGCCGGATGCCAGAAAATGAACGGCCCTACTGCCTTGGGCTATGTGCGCTCCCGCTATACCTCAGCGCGTGGTGACCTCGACCGTGTGGATCGGCAAAAGGAGTTCCTCGCGGCATTGAGTAAAAAGGTGGCTTCCCCAGGCACCATGCTCAATCCATTCCGTGGATTCCCCACCGCGAAATCACTGGCTGGCAGCCTGACCGTGAACAAGAAGGATCACGCGTGGAACTTGGCAATGCTGGGCCTGGCGATGCGAGGTGGCGCGAACCAGGAAACCGTGCCGATCGGCAGCTACATGGATACTTACGCGGGCAATGTAGCGGTTTGGGACGACCAAGCAGCGCAAGCGATCTTTAATAAGCTGAAGTAA
- a CDS encoding CPBP family intramembrane glutamic endopeptidase, with protein MGVPLIGDRKALRWEVFLVLAITFGTAGVRAALRLLEAVADPTPLNEQTTTLNRSASTLAWLDPVFQIISSGVLFAWGCLAVFLLIRHQPVTLSWQLRARDWLHGVGLAAVIGLPGLAFYFGAVHLGLSRQVVPSGLAENPAQLPLLIFNSWANGFAEELVVVAWLASRLRQLSWAWPAVFAASSILRGSYHLYQGFSAGVGNIVMGIVYLWYFKKTGRIWPLVIGHGFIDTVAFVGYAVWG; from the coding sequence ATGGGCGTGCCTTTGATCGGTGACCGCAAAGCCTTGCGTTGGGAGGTCTTCCTCGTCCTAGCGATCACATTCGGCACTGCAGGGGTGCGTGCAGCACTGCGGCTGCTCGAGGCAGTTGCAGATCCCACGCCACTCAATGAGCAAACCACCACGTTGAATCGTTCTGCTTCCACGCTGGCGTGGCTGGATCCCGTGTTCCAAATCATCAGCAGCGGTGTGCTGTTCGCGTGGGGATGCCTAGCCGTATTTCTGCTGATCCGTCATCAGCCGGTGACACTTTCTTGGCAACTTCGTGCAAGGGACTGGCTGCACGGTGTAGGGCTGGCTGCTGTGATCGGTTTGCCCGGTCTGGCGTTCTATTTCGGGGCCGTGCACTTGGGGTTGTCGCGCCAAGTTGTTCCCAGCGGGTTAGCCGAGAATCCCGCCCAATTGCCCCTGTTGATCTTCAACTCATGGGCCAATGGTTTTGCGGAGGAGCTGGTGGTGGTCGCGTGGCTGGCGTCCCGTTTGCGGCAGTTAAGCTGGGCATGGCCAGCGGTGTTCGCAGCAAGTTCAATCCTGCGCGGTAGTTATCACCTCTACCAAGGCTTTTCCGCTGGAGTGGGCAATATCGTCATGGGCATCGTCTACCTTTGGTACTTCAAGAAAACTGGTCGAATTTGGCCCTTGGTCATCGGTCATGGATTCATCGATACGGTTGCCTTTGTAGGTTATGCAGTCTGGGGATAG
- a CDS encoding patatin-like phospholipase family protein gives MRNLGMQKPLSPPPNVTDTALVFEGGAMRAVFSAAMVQALLEADVNFGWVCGNSAATSHVAYYIARDPERMRATFTTFPSDPNFGGFRTWMRGDGFFNAQYIYGAAGIPGHPMELDWNYFQRSPVQYRVSGFNARTGEAKHWGREDIHTPQDFFIRAQASSTLPFFMPPVEIDGDPWFDGAFGPTGGIPIDSAIEDGFKKFLVIQTRTRSYRKKPGHVDWGVRRMFRKYPALVDSIITRHDRYNEVREQIFELERQGRAYVFAPRSMRITNGDRNLRRLLSAYEAGLAQAREEMPAIKKFLGL, from the coding sequence GTGCGCAACCTTGGCATGCAGAAACCGCTTTCGCCCCCGCCAAACGTAACCGATACGGCCTTGGTATTTGAAGGGGGCGCGATGCGTGCCGTATTTTCCGCAGCAATGGTTCAAGCTTTGCTGGAAGCCGATGTCAATTTCGGATGGGTCTGCGGAAATTCTGCCGCCACCTCCCACGTGGCTTATTACATTGCGCGCGATCCTGAGCGGATGCGCGCTACATTCACCACTTTTCCTTCGGACCCTAATTTCGGTGGATTCCGTACATGGATGCGCGGCGATGGTTTCTTCAACGCGCAGTACATCTATGGCGCTGCGGGCATTCCAGGGCACCCCATGGAATTGGATTGGAATTATTTCCAGCGATCCCCGGTGCAATACCGAGTCTCTGGATTCAATGCCCGCACTGGTGAAGCGAAGCATTGGGGACGCGAGGATATTCACACCCCACAGGACTTTTTTATTCGTGCTCAGGCCTCGAGCACGCTACCGTTTTTCATGCCACCGGTCGAGATTGATGGTGATCCTTGGTTCGATGGGGCGTTCGGCCCAACCGGGGGAATTCCTATCGATTCGGCAATCGAGGATGGCTTTAAGAAATTCCTTGTGATCCAAACCCGCACCCGCTCGTATCGAAAGAAGCCGGGACACGTGGATTGGGGAGTGCGCCGTATGTTTCGCAAGTATCCGGCGCTTGTCGATTCAATCATCACTCGACATGACCGGTATAACGAAGTCCGTGAGCAAATCTTCGAGTTAGAACGGCAAGGGCGCGCATATGTCTTTGCACCCCGTTCGATGCGAATCACCAACGGTGATCGCAACTTGCGCCGTCTCCTCAGTGCATACGAAGCCGGCCTAGCCCAGGCGCGCGAAGAGATGCCAGCCATCAAGAAGTTCTTGGGGCTTTAA
- a CDS encoding LppP/LprE family lipoprotein: MKMTTRSIKPIGATITLAGLMLGSVACGNEELEPTAQEAPSTSTQETAPRSDAENSGGHATTNQQVGSTSGGTNQGSQNGAPAPAPQPNPGNPAPAPQPDPGNPAPRDCAPQKSASEIINNMGKLPPNKFGWKTTDKVSYNLCSNLSFALIEQAIQGNSQFRTQLMLFHKGKFIGIGSDTPQQVTDILGFDNDSVTVRMRDWEALDASGEANVAAPNYYSDVTFRWVGDHVQPEGRIPNQNLPKN, from the coding sequence ATGAAGATGACCACTCGCTCAATCAAACCCATCGGAGCCACCATCACATTGGCAGGCCTGATGCTCGGCAGCGTAGCGTGCGGCAACGAAGAGCTCGAACCCACTGCACAAGAAGCCCCTTCCACCAGCACACAGGAAACGGCTCCCCGCTCCGATGCGGAAAATTCTGGTGGGCATGCCACAACCAATCAACAGGTAGGTTCAACATCCGGTGGAACTAACCAAGGTTCCCAGAATGGAGCGCCTGCACCAGCCCCCCAGCCCAATCCCGGCAACCCCGCTCCTGCACCCCAACCTGACCCGGGCAATCCTGCACCACGTGATTGCGCCCCACAAAAGAGTGCATCCGAAATCATCAACAACATGGGCAAACTGCCGCCAAACAAGTTCGGCTGGAAGACTACGGACAAGGTGAGTTACAACCTCTGCTCAAACCTCAGCTTTGCCCTGATCGAGCAAGCCATTCAGGGCAATTCCCAATTCCGGACCCAGCTCATGCTCTTCCATAAGGGCAAGTTCATCGGTATCGGCTCCGATACGCCCCAGCAAGTGACGGACATCTTGGGATTCGATAATGATTCTGTAACCGTCCGCATGAGGGACTGGGAAGCTTTGGATGCTTCAGGAGAAGCGAATGTTGCAGCTCCGAACTACTACTCCGATGTCACTTTCCGCTGGGTAGGCGATCATGTTCAGCCCGAAGGTCGCATCCCGAACCAAAACTTGCCCAAGAACTAA
- a CDS encoding glycerophosphodiester phosphodiesterase — protein sequence MKIVAHRGASGERPEHTLAAYELAVERQADGMECDIRLTRDGQLICFHDRTIERTCVDSNLPRTTVISELTLAELQELNFGTPEEPAQVLTLRELLELFLQTRADGRGVASELFIETKHPNRYGPKVEYALQQELLRAGLADSEAVHLISFSPQSLVRFKMINPRIHRILLRREYQRMLNPGLEALHVVDAHGLSVARGKIRPDIIGRFGDGTYMWTADKEDDVRWAARRGVTWLATNYPGRARMWRDDEKQALPGN from the coding sequence ATGAAGATTGTCGCCCACCGCGGAGCCTCCGGGGAACGCCCAGAGCACACCCTGGCTGCATACGAATTGGCTGTGGAGCGGCAAGCTGATGGCATGGAATGCGATATTCGCTTAACACGCGACGGGCAATTGATTTGCTTCCATGACCGCACCATTGAGCGCACATGTGTGGATTCAAACTTGCCGCGAACAACGGTCATCAGTGAGCTGACGTTGGCGGAACTACAGGAATTAAATTTCGGTACGCCAGAAGAACCAGCGCAAGTCCTCACGCTGCGCGAATTACTCGAACTATTCCTACAGACCCGTGCGGACGGTCGGGGCGTGGCGTCGGAACTATTTATAGAGACCAAACACCCCAACCGATACGGACCGAAGGTGGAGTACGCCTTGCAACAAGAGCTGCTGCGCGCCGGGTTGGCAGATAGCGAGGCGGTGCATTTGATTTCGTTTAGCCCGCAATCGCTAGTGCGCTTCAAGATGATTAATCCACGAATCCACCGAATCCTGCTGCGACGTGAATATCAACGAATGCTCAACCCAGGGTTGGAAGCACTGCACGTGGTTGATGCCCACGGGTTGAGTGTGGCACGCGGAAAGATCCGGCCGGACATCATTGGGCGTTTCGGCGACGGTACCTACATGTGGACAGCGGATAAAGAAGATGACGTGCGTTGGGCCGCACGGCGTGGGGTGACATGGTTGGCGACCAACTACCCGGGAAGGGCACGAATGTGGCGCGATGACGAAAAACAAGCATTGCCCGGAAACTAG
- a CDS encoding superoxide dismutase, translating to MTKYELPQLDYAYDALEPHISGEIMEIHHTKHHQNYVNGANAALEKLEEARQNGTIGAAVTALSKDLAFNLGGHTNHSLFWKNLSPNGGGEPTGELAEAINRDFGSFEAFKDHFSAAALGLQGSGWAVLGYDHVAGRLVVEQMTDQQGNLSINLTPLLLLDMWEHAFYLQYKNVKADYVKAVWNVFNWDEVAKRYEAASK from the coding sequence ATGACTAAGTACGAGCTGCCACAACTGGATTACGCATACGACGCGCTGGAGCCACACATCTCCGGCGAGATCATGGAAATCCACCACACCAAGCACCACCAGAACTACGTAAACGGCGCCAACGCTGCGCTGGAGAAGCTGGAAGAAGCACGCCAGAACGGCACCATTGGTGCAGCTGTTACCGCACTCTCCAAGGATCTAGCTTTCAACCTGGGTGGCCACACCAACCACTCCCTGTTCTGGAAGAACCTCTCCCCTAACGGTGGCGGCGAGCCAACCGGCGAGCTGGCTGAGGCCATCAACCGCGACTTCGGCTCCTTCGAGGCTTTCAAGGATCACTTCAGCGCTGCCGCTTTGGGCCTGCAGGGCTCCGGCTGGGCCGTTCTGGGCTATGACCACGTTGCTGGTCGCCTAGTTGTAGAGCAGATGACCGACCAGCAGGGCAACCTGTCCATCAACCTGACCCCACTGCTGCTTCTGGATATGTGGGAGCACGCTTTCTACCTCCAGTACAAGAACGTGAAGGCTGACTACGTCAAGGCTGTCTGGAACGTCTTCAACTGGGATGAGGTTGCTAAGCGCTACGAGGCTGCTTCTAAGTAA
- a CDS encoding L-lactate dehydrogenase: MELTSGTKIVLIGAGDVGIAYAYTIVNQGLTDHLAIIDIDERKTWGHVQDLNHAVPWSGHNTRVTVGTYEDCRDAAIVVNCAGVAQKPGETRLDLVARNTDIFRSIVGNVMEHGFNGVFIVATNPVDILSYATWKFSGLPSSRIIGSGTILDTARYRHALGEYFQVADTSVHAYVIGEHGDTELPVLSAGSVAGVGLAKRLAQVSERGSEDAEEIFERTRTAAYEIIKAKGSTSFGIGMGLARITRAVLQNQDVVLPVSALLEGEYGRDDVYIGTPAVINRSGIRHVVELDLNEDEAQKFDHSVSVLREVMGEAGLLEVASE, encoded by the coding sequence ATGGAGCTGACCAGCGGAACCAAGATTGTCCTCATCGGCGCCGGCGACGTGGGGATCGCCTACGCCTACACCATCGTCAACCAAGGCCTCACTGATCATCTAGCCATCATCGACATCGACGAACGTAAGACTTGGGGTCACGTTCAAGACCTCAACCATGCCGTGCCTTGGTCTGGGCACAACACCCGAGTCACCGTAGGTACTTACGAGGACTGCCGTGATGCGGCCATTGTGGTGAACTGCGCAGGAGTTGCACAAAAGCCAGGTGAAACGCGACTAGATCTCGTTGCACGGAATACTGACATCTTCCGATCGATCGTCGGCAATGTTATGGAGCACGGCTTCAATGGCGTGTTCATTGTGGCTACCAACCCGGTAGATATTTTGAGCTATGCCACCTGGAAGTTCAGTGGCTTACCCTCATCCCGCATCATCGGCAGTGGCACGATTTTGGATACTGCGCGCTACCGCCATGCCCTCGGCGAATACTTCCAAGTCGCCGATACCAGTGTTCATGCCTACGTCATCGGCGAACACGGTGATACTGAGTTGCCAGTGCTCTCCGCAGGATCCGTCGCCGGGGTCGGACTAGCCAAGCGCCTTGCGCAGGTGAGCGAACGTGGATCGGAGGATGCAGAGGAGATTTTCGAGCGCACCCGAACCGCTGCCTACGAAATCATCAAAGCTAAAGGCTCAACGAGCTTTGGTATCGGTATGGGGCTCGCCCGAATTACGCGGGCCGTGTTGCAAAACCAAGATGTCGTGTTGCCAGTATCTGCGCTGCTCGAAGGCGAGTATGGGCGGGATGACGTATATATCGGGACGCCAGCGGTAATTAACCGCAGCGGTATTCGACATGTTGTGGAACTGGACTTGAATGAAGATGAAGCGCAGAAATTCGATCATTCCGTCAGCGTGCTACGCGAAGTGATGGGTGAGGCGGGGTTGCTGGAAGTGGCGTCGGAATAG
- the msrA gene encoding peptide-methionine (S)-S-oxide reductase MsrA, which yields MNLFEKIAALNASGPFRAERVTAETALKGGRHPVLPEPQPNVVLGTPLQGVGDPAWNQWLEQHGSEVDLQEVVIGVGCFWGGEKMFWGVEGIVGTSVGYAGGFTANPTYREVCTGRTGHAEVVRVVFDVKVISVEEVVAIAFENHDPTQGDKQGNDIGTQYRSAVYASSPEQLARIEAAIDGWRGRFAEKGFGEITTEVGLLGDFGDGRYYLAEDEHQQYLHKNPAGYCNHGPNGVSCPTGVLGE from the coding sequence ATGAACCTGTTTGAAAAGATTGCGGCGCTGAATGCTAGCGGGCCATTTCGCGCGGAGCGGGTGACCGCGGAGACTGCGCTGAAGGGAGGTCGGCACCCGGTGTTGCCCGAACCACAGCCGAATGTGGTGTTGGGGACACCTCTGCAAGGGGTGGGGGATCCGGCGTGGAATCAGTGGTTAGAGCAACACGGCAGTGAGGTTGACCTGCAGGAAGTCGTGATCGGTGTGGGGTGCTTTTGGGGTGGGGAGAAAATGTTTTGGGGAGTCGAGGGGATAGTGGGCACTTCCGTGGGCTATGCCGGTGGCTTCACGGCGAATCCGACGTATCGGGAAGTATGCACCGGGCGAACCGGGCATGCTGAGGTAGTTCGCGTGGTGTTCGATGTGAAGGTGATTTCCGTGGAGGAAGTTGTGGCTATCGCGTTCGAGAATCACGATCCCACGCAGGGTGATAAGCAGGGCAACGATATCGGTACGCAGTATCGGTCGGCTGTGTATGCGAGCTCACCCGAACAGCTGGCGCGGATTGAGGCTGCGATCGACGGCTGGCGGGGACGTTTCGCTGAAAAAGGGTTTGGAGAGATCACCACGGAAGTCGGGCTGTTGGGTGATTTCGGCGATGGGCGCTACTACCTGGCGGAGGATGAGCACCAGCAATACCTTCATAAAAATCCCGCCGGGTACTGCAATCACGGACCAAATGGTGTGAGCTGCCCGACGGGAGTGCTGGGAGAGTAG